One genomic segment of Vibrio quintilis includes these proteins:
- a CDS encoding type II secretion system F family protein, giving the protein MDLLDSLWDSFRNLNIDEELLILVIIFVAVTSFVVTLVMIVSGSKSKVKRQLEDIRKDMNSTLLKKQNKRFDTTLESIAPIVAPRSTKDQETTRHHLMHAGFHDANMLTMYYAIKIFSGVIGVMAASAVYFLMPDISNLFLIMIVLAGVGMFAPNFMLHKLVKKRQQKVRAGVPDALDLLVVCTESGLGFHSSLKRVASELMISHPEFADELETVCIKLNAGVEMVDAFEELVERTGVNEITGLVHMLAHASRIGGSLSQTLREYTEDYRDRRNQEVEEIAAKIPTKMIFPLLLFIWPCFFIVAIGPSILSLTATLGQG; this is encoded by the coding sequence ATGGACTTGTTAGACTCACTTTGGGATTCCTTTCGTAATCTTAATATTGATGAAGAGCTTTTGATTCTGGTAATTATTTTTGTTGCTGTAACTTCATTTGTTGTGACACTGGTGATGATTGTTTCCGGCTCGAAGTCGAAGGTGAAACGTCAGTTGGAAGATATCCGCAAAGATATGAACAGTACGTTACTTAAGAAGCAAAACAAGAGATTTGATACCACACTTGAATCGATTGCACCGATTGTAGCTCCCCGTAGTACCAAGGACCAGGAAACGACCCGCCATCACCTGATGCATGCTGGCTTTCATGATGCAAACATGCTGACGATGTATTATGCAATTAAAATCTTTTCCGGGGTGATTGGGGTAATGGCTGCCTCCGCCGTGTATTTCCTGATGCCGGATATTAGTAATTTATTTCTTATTATGATTGTTTTGGCCGGTGTTGGTATGTTTGCACCCAATTTTATGCTGCATAAACTGGTAAAAAAACGCCAGCAAAAAGTTCGGGCGGGTGTACCCGATGCGCTGGACTTGCTGGTGGTGTGTACCGAATCCGGTCTGGGGTTTCATTCATCGCTGAAAAGAGTTGCCAGTGAGTTAATGATTTCTCATCCGGAGTTTGCTGACGAGCTGGAAACCGTCTGTATCAAACTGAACGCAGGGGTTGAGATGGTTGATGCGTTTGAAGAGCTGGTTGAGCGAACCGGAGTCAATGAAATCACCGGCCTGGTGCATATGCTGGCTCATGCTTCGCGCATCGGCGGTAGTTTGTCTCAGACATTACGGGAATATACTGAAGATTACCGGGATCGACGGAATCAGGAAGTGGAAGAAATTGCCGCAAAAATACCAACCAAGATGATCTTCCCTCTGTTGTTATTTATCTGGCCATGTTTTTTCATCGTTGCTATCGGACCTTCCATCCTGTCGCTGACAGCGACATTAGGACAAGGGTAA
- a CDS encoding type II secretion system F family protein, which produces MTDDITLFLVLLFFAVVFISQALLLPAAGSKAKHKQLTKRLKETRSNLDEESRSLLREHYMKTLTPMDRRLVKFAFFESMKKNLELSGLDWTLARTISVTLLLSLLLCLIALIFRQPWYVAIGAFAFVWLALHFFIQKRISDRLSKFEEQLPEALDVIRRMLQAGQPVTQAFNEVGNEMPPPIGIEFKNTYNLLNYGYDMRLAIMQMADRTPTVSMLAFSSAVLLQKETGGNLSENLEKVSQVLRARFKLARKIKTISAESRLSAWILVLSPFVLFLAMSLLHPDYVRPLYEDPRGFKLISFGVTSLFIGSLWIRKIINFEV; this is translated from the coding sequence ATGACCGACGATATTACACTGTTTCTGGTCCTGCTGTTTTTTGCAGTTGTGTTTATTTCTCAGGCATTGTTACTGCCGGCTGCAGGAAGCAAAGCCAAGCATAAGCAACTGACAAAGCGGTTGAAGGAAACCCGCTCAAACCTTGATGAAGAAAGTCGTTCTTTGCTGCGTGAGCACTATATGAAAACGCTGACCCCTATGGATCGGCGGTTGGTGAAGTTTGCCTTTTTTGAATCAATGAAGAAAAACCTGGAGCTTTCCGGGCTGGACTGGACGCTGGCAAGAACTATCTCTGTCACTTTATTGTTGAGCCTGCTGCTTTGTCTGATTGCATTAATCTTCCGCCAGCCCTGGTATGTTGCAATTGGCGCATTTGCCTTTGTCTGGCTGGCTTTACACTTTTTTATCCAGAAACGAATTTCTGACCGGTTGTCCAAATTTGAAGAGCAATTACCGGAAGCGCTCGATGTTATCCGGCGAATGCTTCAGGCCGGGCAGCCGGTAACTCAGGCATTTAATGAAGTCGGGAATGAGATGCCGCCACCGATTGGCATTGAATTTAAAAACACCTATAACCTGCTCAATTATGGCTATGACATGCGTCTGGCAATTATGCAGATGGCAGACCGGACACCTACGGTATCTATGCTGGCTTTTTCCAGTGCGGTGCTCTTACAAAAGGAAACCGGTGGTAATCTGTCAGAGAACCTGGAGAAGGTGTCTCAGGTATTGCGGGCCAGATTTAAACTGGCACGAAAGATTAAAACGATTTCCGCGGAAAGCCGTCTTTCAGCCTGGATTCTGGTGCTTTCTCCTTTTGTGCTGTTTTTGGCGATGTCGTTACTTCATCCGGATTATGTCCGGCCATTATATGAAGATCCGAGGGGTTTTAAGCTCATAAGCTTTGGGGTTACCAGCTTATTTATCGGTTCGTTGTGGATCCGGAAAATCATTAATTTCGAGGTGTAA
- a CDS encoding AAA family ATPase, which translates to MTKTIKLVPEGQDQIRLKTTITVWVLYASEFFKCHMVKQLSRCYSIHFECLQQSSTMLDNISRLAIPDVIFVETGGDWARRVTELQNIDVNKEREEDELDTLLIVFGDESDNLSLRVALKLGATDFISQQAVLEDFAGMLHSIAEDKLATRHLSEVYLFLNTKGGSGATTVALNTAVEVAMQHTDRVLLLDLDIHFGVVMDYLNINPAYSLNDVIANLADLDEVSLRSQVTRHNSGLHILSFKHENHQENFDNAMMLGKLIPILREHYDYIFVDLSLGIDHIFIPILSQATKIFLITQQNLVSIKNTSRIAKALTFEYGVAKEQLILVVNRYEKRQQIKLKDIEETIAGLEIHTIPNDFKSAIESVNLGTPLVSSKKGSAISKSVARFTRTLMPKDKEQKSWFKRLFS; encoded by the coding sequence ATGACAAAAACAATAAAGTTAGTGCCTGAGGGGCAAGATCAAATTCGTTTGAAAACCACGATTACAGTGTGGGTCTTGTATGCCAGTGAGTTTTTCAAGTGCCACATGGTGAAACAATTGTCCCGTTGTTACAGCATTCATTTTGAGTGTTTACAGCAAAGCAGCACCATGCTTGACAATATTTCCCGCCTGGCAATACCGGATGTCATTTTCGTTGAGACAGGTGGGGACTGGGCAAGGCGGGTCACTGAGCTGCAAAATATTGATGTCAATAAAGAAAGAGAAGAGGATGAACTGGATACATTACTGATTGTGTTTGGTGATGAAAGTGACAACTTATCTTTGCGGGTGGCGCTGAAGTTAGGTGCGACGGATTTTATTTCACAGCAGGCGGTTCTTGAAGACTTTGCCGGGATGCTGCATTCAATTGCCGAAGATAAGCTGGCAACCCGTCATTTATCAGAGGTTTATCTGTTTTTAAATACCAAAGGCGGGTCTGGTGCGACAACGGTGGCACTGAATACGGCCGTTGAAGTTGCGATGCAGCATACTGATCGGGTATTGCTGCTTGATTTAGATATCCATTTTGGTGTGGTGATGGACTATCTGAATATCAACCCGGCCTATAGCCTGAATGATGTGATTGCAAATCTGGCTGATTTGGATGAAGTTTCTCTGAGGAGTCAGGTGACCCGACATAATTCCGGCCTGCATATTCTGAGCTTTAAGCATGAGAATCATCAGGAAAATTTTGATAATGCCATGATGCTGGGGAAATTAATTCCAATTCTGCGTGAGCATTATGACTATATTTTTGTTGATCTGTCTTTAGGGATTGACCATATCTTTATTCCGATTCTGAGCCAGGCAACCAAGATTTTCTTAATCACACAGCAGAATCTGGTTTCCATCAAAAATACGTCAAGAATTGCTAAGGCGTTAACCTTTGAATATGGCGTGGCCAAAGAACAACTCATCCTTGTGGTGAACCGGTATGAAAAACGCCAGCAAATCAAACTCAAAGATATTGAAGAGACAATTGCCGGACTGGAAATACATACCATTCCGAATGATTTTAAGTCCGCGATTGAAAGTGTCAATCTGGGAACACCGTTAGTGTCATCGAAGAAAGGTAGTGCGATATCGAAGTCGGTTGCCCGTTTTACCAGAACACTTATGCCAAAAGATAAAGAGCAGAAAAGTTGGTTTAAACGACTTTTTTCCTGA
- the ilvY gene encoding HTH-type transcriptional activator IlvY, which yields MNIKILKLFVHLTESKNFSKTAGAMHISPSALSRQIQKLEDEIGHHLFVRDNRRVELTPAGKKLIPVALQIIEKWQGFQAEIDESHHTLQGEVRLFCSVTASYSHLPDLLSDFRAHHPLIDFQLSTGDPTQTIDKLLNNEADIGISALPNPLPSRIVFKTICDISLSVIAPAGITNFAYSLNSDPPDWSQVPFIVPASGTARESADQWFHEMGIKPKIYAQTTGGHEAIVSMVALGYGVGIAPDVVITNSPVRDKIQRLPQSQLLKPFKLGVCCKRSQLKQPLVNALWQVVTEKKT from the coding sequence ATGAACATAAAAATACTCAAATTGTTCGTGCACCTGACCGAAAGTAAAAACTTCAGCAAAACAGCTGGCGCAATGCATATCAGTCCTTCAGCCCTGAGCCGGCAGATACAGAAGTTAGAAGATGAAATCGGGCACCATTTATTTGTGCGGGATAATCGCAGGGTCGAACTGACACCAGCCGGTAAGAAGCTCATTCCGGTTGCACTTCAGATCATTGAAAAGTGGCAAGGTTTTCAGGCTGAAATCGATGAAAGTCATCATACACTGCAAGGAGAGGTTCGCTTATTCTGCTCAGTGACCGCCAGCTATAGCCACCTGCCGGATTTGTTATCTGATTTCAGGGCACATCACCCGTTAATTGACTTTCAGCTCTCAACCGGCGACCCGACTCAAACCATTGATAAACTATTGAATAATGAAGCAGATATCGGTATTTCTGCGCTGCCGAATCCACTCCCGTCCAGAATTGTCTTTAAGACCATTTGCGATATTTCCCTGTCTGTGATTGCTCCGGCAGGAATCACCAACTTCGCTTACTCTTTAAACAGCGACCCACCCGACTGGTCTCAGGTGCCTTTTATTGTTCCGGCCTCCGGCACGGCACGTGAATCGGCTGATCAGTGGTTTCATGAGATGGGCATCAAACCCAAAATATATGCGCAAACAACCGGAGGACATGAGGCAATTGTCAGTATGGTCGCATTAGGTTATGGCGTCGGTATCGCACCAGATGTGGTGATCACCAATAGCCCGGTACGTGACAAAATACAACGTCTGCCACAGAGTCAGCTGCTGAAACCTTTTAAACTTGGCGTTTGCTGTAAACGCTCACAATTAAAACAACCGCTGGTAAATGCGCTATGGCAGGTCGTAACTGAGAAAAAAACATAA
- the ilvC gene encoding ketol-acid reductoisomerase, which translates to MANYFNTLNLRQQLDQLGRCRFMDRSEFASEADYLKGKKIVIVGCGAQGLNQGLNMRDSGLDVSYALRQAAIDEQRQSFKNAKDNGFEVGSYETLIPQADLVVNLTPDKQHTNVVETVMPLMKQGASLGYSHGFNIVEEGMQVRKDLTVVMVAPKCPGTEVREEYKRGFGVPTLLAVHPENDPNGDGLEIAKAWAAATGGHRAGCLESSFVAEVKSDLMGEQTILCGMLQAGSIVCYEKMVAEGVDAGYAGKLLQYGWETITEALKFGGITHMMDRLSNPAKVRAFELSEELKDLLRPLYYKHMDDIIAGEFSGTMMADWANDDVNLLNWRKETGETAFENYPESDVKIAEQEYFDNGILMIAMVRAGVELAFEAMTESGIIDESAYYESLHELPLIANTIARKRLYEMNVVISDTAEYGNYLFANVATPLMREKFMPQVGTDVIGKGLGETSNQVDNATLIKVNEVIRNHPVEYIGEELRGYMTDMKRIAVGD; encoded by the coding sequence ATGGCTAACTATTTCAATACACTCAATCTGCGTCAGCAGTTAGACCAGCTGGGTCGTTGTCGTTTTATGGATCGTTCAGAATTTGCAAGTGAAGCAGATTACCTGAAAGGTAAGAAAATCGTCATCGTCGGTTGTGGTGCTCAGGGTCTGAACCAGGGTCTGAACATGCGTGACTCAGGTCTGGATGTCTCATATGCGCTTCGTCAGGCTGCAATCGATGAGCAACGTCAGTCTTTCAAAAATGCCAAAGACAACGGTTTTGAAGTCGGTAGCTATGAAACACTGATTCCTCAGGCTGACTTAGTAGTAAACCTGACGCCGGACAAGCAACATACCAATGTTGTTGAAACGGTTATGCCTTTGATGAAACAAGGCGCATCTTTGGGCTATTCTCACGGTTTTAACATCGTTGAAGAAGGGATGCAGGTTCGTAAAGATCTGACTGTTGTGATGGTTGCACCTAAGTGCCCGGGCACAGAAGTTCGTGAAGAATATAAGCGTGGCTTTGGTGTTCCGACACTGTTGGCTGTTCACCCTGAAAATGATCCAAATGGTGATGGTCTGGAAATTGCGAAAGCATGGGCTGCTGCAACCGGCGGACATCGTGCGGGTTGTCTGGAGTCATCTTTTGTTGCTGAAGTTAAGTCTGACTTAATGGGTGAGCAAACCATTTTGTGCGGTATGCTGCAGGCTGGTTCTATCGTGTGTTACGAGAAAATGGTTGCTGAAGGTGTGGATGCCGGCTACGCAGGTAAATTGCTGCAGTATGGCTGGGAAACCATCACGGAAGCGCTGAAATTTGGTGGCATCACGCACATGATGGATCGTCTTTCTAACCCGGCTAAAGTTCGTGCTTTCGAACTGTCTGAAGAGCTGAAAGACCTGTTACGTCCTCTGTATTACAAGCACATGGATGACATCATCGCTGGCGAATTTTCAGGAACCATGATGGCAGACTGGGCAAATGATGATGTAAACCTGTTGAACTGGCGGAAAGAAACCGGTGAAACTGCGTTTGAAAACTACCCTGAATCTGATGTGAAAATCGCAGAGCAAGAGTACTTTGATAACGGTATTCTGATGATTGCGATGGTTCGTGCCGGGGTTGAACTGGCTTTTGAAGCAATGACTGAGTCCGGTATTATCGATGAGTCTGCTTATTATGAGTCTCTGCATGAATTGCCGCTGATTGCTAACACAATCGCCCGTAAGCGTTTGTATGAAATGAACGTGGTTATTTCAGATACTGCTGAATATGGTAACTACCTGTTTGCGAATGTTGCAACACCATTAATGCGTGAAAAATTCATGCCTCAGGTTGGTACTGACGTGATTGGTAAAGGCTTGGGTGAAACATCGAATCAGGTTGATAATGCGACACTGATTAAAGTGAATGAAGTGATTCGTAACCACCCGGTTGAATATATTGGTGAAGAGCTGCGTGGTTATATGACAGATATGAAGCGTATCGCCGTTGGTGATTAA
- the tusA gene encoding sulfurtransferase TusA, with the protein MTIDSSRAHQTLQAEGLRCPEPLMMVRKTIRNMADGEMLLVLADDPSTTRDIPSFCRFMDHQLIESQTEQPPYEYLICKGIPDAIPAGK; encoded by the coding sequence ATGACTATTGATTCGTCCCGGGCACATCAAACACTTCAGGCAGAAGGGCTGCGCTGTCCGGAACCATTAATGATGGTAAGAAAAACAATTCGTAACATGGCTGATGGTGAAATGCTGTTGGTACTTGCTGATGATCCATCCACGACACGTGATATTCCCAGCTTTTGCCGGTTTATGGATCATCAGCTCATTGAATCCCAGACAGAACAACCACCTTACGAATATCTCATTTGCAAAGGTATCCCGGATGCCATTCCTGCCGGAAAATAA
- a CDS encoding CpaF family protein has translation MLFRRRNINQDIPEKVSEEPSSARTPAVTQPEPTSKPEKEQEEKQNRLEKKIRDNEEKEREILEARKQLEQELETKHYYHQRLLETLDLALLSSLEKESARKELQEAIVQLMAEDQSHTLGAEGRKRVIQQIEDEVFGLGPLEPLLKDSTVSDILVNGPKSVFVERFGKLEQTPYTFLDDRHLRNIIDRIVSQIGRRIDEASPMVDARLMDGSRVNAIIPPLALDGASVSIRRFAVDKLTMDNLLSFNSLSDPMAKFIEAAVEGELNVLISGGTGSGKTTTLNILSGFIPSDDRIITIEDSAELQLQQPHVVRLETRPANLEGKGEITQRDLVKNSLRMRPDRIVLGEVRGSEAVDMLAAMNTGHEGSLATIHANTPRDALSRVENMFAMAGWNITTKNLRSQIASAIHLIVQMERQEDGKRRMVSISEINGMEGEIITMSEIFKFQRQGMDEEGNVIGNYIATGVVPQCHEQLSKRGLHLPFELFTESYG, from the coding sequence ATGTTATTCAGACGCAGAAATATTAATCAGGATATTCCTGAAAAGGTCAGCGAAGAGCCGTCTTCAGCCAGGACTCCTGCAGTGACTCAACCTGAACCCACTTCTAAACCGGAGAAAGAACAGGAAGAGAAACAAAACCGGCTGGAGAAAAAAATCCGCGATAATGAAGAAAAAGAAAGAGAGATTCTTGAAGCCCGGAAACAGCTCGAACAAGAGCTGGAAACCAAGCATTATTATCATCAGCGGTTACTGGAAACGCTTGATTTAGCTTTGTTGTCCAGTCTGGAGAAGGAATCCGCCAGAAAAGAGCTTCAGGAAGCGATTGTACAACTGATGGCGGAAGACCAGAGCCATACCCTCGGTGCTGAGGGGCGTAAACGCGTGATTCAGCAAATCGAAGATGAGGTGTTCGGGCTGGGGCCTCTGGAGCCTTTACTGAAAGACTCAACGGTGTCGGATATTTTGGTCAATGGTCCGAAAAGCGTCTTTGTTGAACGCTTCGGGAAGCTGGAACAAACCCCATATACCTTTTTAGATGACCGTCATCTGCGCAATATTATCGACCGGATTGTTAGTCAGATCGGGCGTCGGATCGATGAAGCTTCGCCTATGGTGGATGCCCGTTTAATGGATGGTTCGCGGGTGAATGCGATTATTCCGCCGCTGGCTCTGGATGGGGCTTCCGTCTCGATTCGTCGCTTTGCTGTCGATAAACTGACGATGGATAATTTATTGTCGTTCAACTCACTTTCAGACCCGATGGCCAAGTTTATTGAAGCTGCTGTTGAAGGTGAACTGAATGTTCTGATTTCCGGTGGTACTGGCTCAGGGAAGACCACGACACTGAATATTCTGTCCGGATTTATTCCCAGTGATGACCGTATTATAACCATTGAAGACTCTGCTGAGCTGCAATTACAACAGCCTCATGTGGTGCGCCTTGAAACCCGTCCGGCGAATCTGGAAGGAAAAGGCGAAATCACCCAACGGGATTTGGTGAAGAACTCATTACGGATGCGGCCTGACCGGATTGTGTTAGGGGAAGTCCGGGGAAGTGAAGCGGTTGATATGCTCGCAGCAATGAATACCGGGCATGAAGGTTCTCTGGCAACAATTCACGCCAACACGCCCCGTGATGCGTTGAGCCGGGTTGAAAATATGTTTGCCATGGCGGGCTGGAATATTACAACCAAAAACCTTCGCTCACAGATTGCTTCGGCAATTCATCTGATCGTTCAGATGGAGCGGCAGGAAGACGGTAAACGCCGGATGGTCAGTATCAGTGAGATCAATGGTATGGAAGGGGAAATTATCACCATGTCAGAAATTTTTAAATTTCAGCGTCAGGGCATGGATGAAGAAGGGAATGTAATCGGCAATTATATTGCGACAGGTGTGGTACCGCAGTGCCATGAACAACTTTCAAAACGGGGATTGCACTTACCATTTGAGCTTTTTACTGAGAGTTACGGATAG
- a CDS encoding TadE/TadG family type IV pilus assembly protein, which yields MRLRKQQSGVSILEFTLLATSVLLVLFSVIEMGRYVYSLQMANDITRKVARMGVVCHVSDKDDLAALAIQNYAPAGFTASNLIIEYLDQSGQAVSINAGMSSDDYNDAYATIKFVRVRVSNYQYQLIGFLSFLAEGGVILLPDMETTLPIESLGVIRPTLAHPESRHTDC from the coding sequence ATGAGATTGAGAAAGCAACAGTCCGGTGTTTCGATTCTTGAATTTACATTACTGGCCACCAGTGTGTTACTGGTGTTGTTCAGTGTGATTGAAATGGGTCGTTATGTGTACTCATTACAGATGGCAAATGATATTACCCGCAAAGTTGCCCGAATGGGCGTTGTCTGTCATGTCAGTGATAAAGACGATCTGGCTGCGCTGGCGATTCAGAATTATGCGCCGGCAGGGTTCACTGCAAGCAACCTGATTATTGAATATCTTGATCAGTCCGGGCAGGCAGTGTCTATCAATGCAGGGATGAGTTCTGATGACTATAATGATGCATATGCGACCATAAAATTCGTCCGGGTTCGTGTTTCCAATTACCAGTATCAACTGATTGGATTTTTAAGTTTTCTGGCTGAGGGCGGTGTAATTTTGTTGCCGGATATGGAAACGACATTGCCGATAGAGTCTTTAGGGGTTATTCGCCCGACACTTGCTCACCCGGAATCCCGGCATACTGACTGTTAG
- a CDS encoding TadE/TadG family type IV pilus assembly protein, with product MKKMWFRQQGLAAVEFVIVIPVVLVLLVGIVEFGSALVRYNTLNKMVQNGARYAVTDIYGTASSDQIASVTSIKNMVLYGHTGTGTTPLLEGVTASDITVTHANKYVSVTVSYDYTPLLSIVPSVVMDMNFDLTATAVSRTSL from the coding sequence ATGAAAAAAATGTGGTTTCGTCAGCAGGGGCTTGCCGCAGTGGAATTCGTCATTGTGATTCCGGTTGTGCTGGTGCTTTTAGTCGGCATTGTTGAGTTTGGTTCGGCACTGGTCCGTTATAACACCCTGAATAAGATGGTACAGAATGGTGCGAGATATGCGGTGACGGATATTTACGGAACGGCTTCTTCTGATCAAATCGCCAGCGTGACCAGTATCAAAAATATGGTTTTGTATGGTCATACCGGAACTGGTACTACACCATTGCTGGAAGGGGTGACTGCAAGTGATATCACGGTAACTCATGCAAACAAATATGTGTCAGTGACGGTCAGCTATGATTACACCCCGCTGTTATCGATTGTGCCATCGGTTGTGATGGATATGAATTTTGATCTGACAGCGACTGCAGTATCGAGGACTTCGCTATGA
- a CDS encoding tetratricopeptide repeat protein — protein sequence MKLKSLVVFVVVLLIGGCASSQKSEKSFDSQLYDGKPVETLMMTDPPKTEKEAIERGDAAIRDNNQDLALFEYIRSLEFKEGKFKDKTLYTIGRIHQSRNNYPLAEKAYFLALKANPDNVAVLQQIGSNFSKQGDTKQGAIYFIRAINADQLRLQSREKLERKELNQERIQALKSDEQSPVLAYMGLGIISDLDGKHEDAQTFFKKALNIKPDSLRLLLNIGYSYYMSGDFEEAKRSTLAALERSPGNPKAINNLALIYLAQGDTLKALNTFKRHMKDYEALNNVGYFLILQGKAEEAVSYLQQAIDKKPSYYPLANENLERALAEIKMNATEKKKTR from the coding sequence ATGAAACTAAAATCATTGGTTGTGTTCGTTGTCGTGCTGCTGATTGGTGGTTGTGCATCTTCACAAAAAAGTGAGAAGTCATTCGATAGTCAGCTCTACGATGGTAAGCCGGTTGAGACGTTGATGATGACTGATCCGCCAAAAACAGAAAAAGAGGCCATTGAGCGCGGTGATGCTGCAATCAGAGATAACAATCAGGACTTAGCACTCTTTGAGTACATTCGTTCTCTCGAATTTAAAGAAGGTAAGTTCAAGGATAAGACGCTATATACGATTGGCCGGATTCATCAATCAAGAAATAATTATCCGCTGGCAGAAAAGGCGTATTTTCTGGCTTTGAAAGCCAATCCGGACAATGTTGCTGTGCTTCAGCAGATCGGCTCAAATTTCAGTAAGCAAGGTGATACAAAGCAGGGTGCGATTTACTTTATCCGGGCAATTAATGCTGATCAGCTACGTCTTCAGAGTCGTGAAAAACTGGAAAGAAAAGAACTCAATCAGGAGCGCATTCAAGCCCTGAAGTCCGATGAACAGTCACCAGTGCTGGCTTATATGGGGCTGGGAATTATCTCGGATTTAGATGGAAAGCATGAGGATGCACAAACTTTCTTTAAGAAGGCGTTAAACATTAAGCCGGATTCCCTGAGATTGCTGCTGAATATCGGATATTCCTATTACATGAGTGGTGATTTTGAAGAAGCGAAGCGTTCAACACTGGCTGCGCTTGAACGTTCACCGGGTAATCCGAAAGCGATTAATAATCTGGCGCTGATTTATCTGGCTCAGGGCGATACGTTGAAAGCGCTGAATACGTTTAAGCGTCACATGAAAGATTATGAAGCACTGAATAATGTCGGATATTTCCTGATATTACAGGGCAAAGCAGAAGAAGCGGTCAGTTACTTACAACAGGCGATTGATAAGAAACCTTCTTATTATCCGCTGGCAAATGAAAATCTCGAACGGGCTTTAGCTGAAATTAAGATGAATGCGACTGAAAAAAAGAAGACCCGGTAA
- a CDS encoding pilus assembly protein TadG-related protein — protein sequence MNNRMSGKEKLFTKPHAYGKPKAQKGLVLVLVTAALVALAGVMALAIDVNHAFVNKTRLQNGVDAAALAAALVLDSGGSDADATAMVNSTLTKMATSTGNQAMDFSAATISVTFSNDPETFPDPGYSSLIDDRFVRVAVSNYPLNAFFIAAFGINKNLAASAVAGPGSSSTQICNVVPMAVCAGSGGGTTGYVAGDLYPLKVASKNQSSLGPGNYQLLDFGSGASAVRSALAGGYTGCLAIGDTVTTKPGNTVGPVGQGLNTRFGVYGGGGVNSSDYPPDIYVKEPDTLATLDNDGNVVYTDTWGYDDYELEAPNCSGADCYLNSGGEPNRRMLSVPIVDCSGASGGTTTLQVEALGCFFLLQQAPTSNSGKQAVFGEYVEECSVTNSSSGNVSSGEGPYRIVLYDDPLSEES from the coding sequence ATGAACAACCGTATGAGTGGAAAAGAAAAACTCTTTACCAAACCACATGCTTATGGTAAACCCAAAGCGCAAAAAGGTTTGGTACTCGTTCTGGTTACTGCGGCGCTGGTTGCACTGGCAGGCGTGATGGCACTGGCAATCGATGTTAACCATGCATTTGTGAACAAGACCCGGTTGCAAAACGGCGTGGATGCAGCAGCGCTTGCTGCGGCGTTGGTGCTGGATAGCGGCGGCAGTGATGCAGATGCAACAGCGATGGTGAACAGTACTCTGACGAAGATGGCAACATCGACCGGGAATCAGGCAATGGATTTTTCAGCTGCAACGATTTCCGTGACGTTCTCGAATGACCCGGAAACCTTTCCGGATCCGGGATATTCCAGTTTGATTGATGATCGCTTTGTACGGGTTGCCGTTTCGAACTATCCATTGAATGCATTTTTTATTGCAGCATTTGGAATCAATAAAAACCTGGCTGCCAGTGCCGTTGCAGGGCCCGGTTCTTCCAGTACGCAAATTTGTAATGTGGTGCCGATGGCTGTATGTGCTGGTTCTGGTGGTGGAACAACGGGGTATGTGGCCGGGGATCTTTATCCTTTAAAAGTTGCTTCTAAAAACCAGTCCTCATTAGGTCCGGGTAACTATCAATTACTGGATTTTGGTTCAGGAGCATCGGCAGTCCGTTCTGCATTGGCAGGTGGATATACAGGGTGTTTGGCCATCGGAGATACTGTGACAACTAAGCCGGGAAATACTGTCGGTCCAGTCGGGCAAGGTTTGAATACCCGTTTTGGTGTTTATGGCGGCGGAGGCGTTAATTCATCGGATTATCCACCTGATATTTATGTGAAGGAACCAGATACTCTGGCGACACTCGATAATGATGGCAATGTGGTTTATACAGATACCTGGGGTTATGACGATTATGAGCTGGAAGCGCCGAACTGCTCAGGAGCAGATTGCTATCTGAATAGTGGGGGGGAGCCTAATCGCAGAATGTTGTCAGTTCCGATTGTGGATTGCTCTGGTGCCTCCGGAGGAACAACCACGTTACAGGTTGAAGCCTTAGGGTGTTTTTTCCTTCTTCAGCAGGCCCCTACATCGAACTCGGGTAAGCAAGCTGTGTTTGGTGAATATGTAGAAGAATGCTCCGTGACGAACAGTTCCTCAGGAAACGTTAGCAGTGGTGAAGGTCCATACAGAATCGTTCTGTATGACGATCCGTTAAGTGAGGAATCCTGA